Proteins encoded together in one Bacteroides ovatus window:
- the rho gene encoding transcription termination factor Rho codes for MYNIIQLNDKNLSELQVIAKELGIKKADSYKKEDLVYKILDEQAIVGATKKVAADKLKEERKNEEQKKKRSRVAPTKKEDKVVSATKSEEANKTKETAPVKAAPQPSKKEESTNKEKETVVVEAKAENTATPKRKVGRPRKSSDAEEKKEVENAKPAAPKVVEPKPVVAEKATGATEKPAPVQQQTAEKKAKNKPAAEANKPVAETNKPATEPNKPVVEKKVIDKPQKKAAPVIDEESNILSSVDDDDFIPIEDLPSEKIELPTELFGKFEATKTESAQTAPEQPSHPQQQQQSQQQQSQQQRPRIVRSRDNNNGNNNANNNGNNGNNTNNNFQRNNNNQNQVQNPNQNQNQNQNQQRSPMPRAAQQNNAGENLPVQQQQERKVIEREKPYEFDDILNGVGVLEIMQDGYGFLRSSDYNYLSSPDDIYVSQSQIKLFGLKTGDVVEGVIRPPKEGEKYFPLVKVSKINGRDAAFVRDRVPFEHLTPLFPDEKFKLCKGGYSDSMSARVVDLFAPIGKGQRALIVAQPKTGKTILMKDIANAIAANHPEVYMIMLLIDERPEEVTDMARSVNAEVIASTFDEPAERHVKIAGIVLEKAKRLVECGHDVVIFLDSITRLARAYNTVSPASGKVLSGGVDANALHKPKRFFGAARNIENGGSLTIIATALIDTGSKMDEVIFEEFKGTGNMELQLDRNLSNKRIFPAVNITASSTRRDDLLLDKTTLDRMWILRKYLADMNPIEAMDFVKDRLEKTRDNDEFLMSMNS; via the coding sequence ATGTATAACATTATCCAATTAAACGACAAAAATCTGTCGGAACTTCAAGTTATTGCCAAAGAGTTAGGCATAAAAAAAGCAGACTCATACAAAAAAGAAGACCTTGTTTATAAAATACTCGATGAACAGGCCATTGTAGGAGCTACAAAGAAAGTAGCCGCAGATAAGCTAAAAGAAGAACGCAAAAATGAAGAACAAAAGAAAAAGCGTTCACGGGTAGCTCCTACCAAAAAAGAAGACAAAGTGGTTTCCGCAACAAAGAGTGAAGAGGCTAACAAGACAAAAGAGACCGCTCCTGTAAAAGCTGCACCACAACCTTCCAAGAAAGAAGAAAGTACAAACAAAGAAAAAGAAACTGTTGTTGTAGAAGCTAAAGCGGAAAACACTGCTACTCCCAAGCGTAAAGTAGGCCGTCCTCGTAAGAGCTCTGATGCAGAAGAGAAAAAAGAAGTAGAAAATGCAAAACCGGCAGCACCCAAAGTAGTGGAACCTAAACCTGTTGTTGCAGAGAAAGCTACTGGTGCTACGGAAAAGCCAGCTCCGGTACAACAGCAAACAGCTGAGAAGAAAGCAAAAAACAAACCAGCTGCAGAAGCAAATAAGCCTGTTGCAGAAACAAATAAACCGGCTACTGAACCTAACAAACCTGTTGTAGAGAAAAAGGTAATAGATAAACCACAAAAGAAAGCTGCACCCGTTATCGACGAGGAAAGTAATATCTTATCCAGCGTTGACGACGATGATTTTATTCCAATCGAAGATCTGCCTTCTGAAAAAATAGAGCTTCCTACCGAATTATTCGGAAAATTCGAAGCTACTAAAACAGAATCAGCACAGACAGCACCGGAACAGCCATCTCATCCTCAACAGCAACAACAATCTCAACAGCAGCAGTCCCAGCAGCAACGTCCGCGTATTGTTCGCTCACGCGACAATAACAACGGTAATAACAATGCTAACAACAATGGAAATAATGGCAATAACACCAATAATAATTTCCAGCGTAACAACAATAACCAGAATCAGGTTCAGAACCCAAATCAAAATCAGAACCAGAACCAAAACCAACAACGCTCACCGATGCCACGTGCCGCTCAGCAGAACAATGCGGGTGAAAATCTTCCGGTACAACAGCAGCAGGAACGTAAGGTTATTGAACGCGAAAAGCCTTATGAATTCGACGATATTCTCAACGGAGTAGGTGTTCTGGAAATTATGCAGGATGGATACGGATTCCTCCGTTCTTCCGACTATAACTACCTTTCTTCTCCGGATGATATTTATGTATCACAATCTCAAATCAAACTATTTGGTCTGAAAACCGGTGATGTAGTAGAAGGAGTTATCCGTCCACCCAAAGAAGGAGAAAAATATTTCCCATTGGTAAAGGTTTCGAAGATCAACGGACGTGATGCAGCTTTCGTTCGCGACCGTGTTCCTTTCGAACATCTGACACCTCTCTTCCCGGATGAAAAGTTTAAACTTTGCAAAGGCGGTTATTCAGACTCTATGTCTGCCCGTGTCGTCGATCTTTTCGCTCCTATCGGTAAAGGCCAGCGTGCATTGATCGTTGCCCAGCCAAAGACAGGTAAGACCATCTTAATGAAAGATATCGCAAACGCTATCGCAGCCAACCACCCGGAAGTTTACATGATTATGCTGCTGATTGACGAACGCCCGGAAGAAGTAACAGACATGGCGCGCAGCGTTAATGCAGAAGTAATTGCTTCTACTTTCGACGAACCGGCAGAACGCCACGTAAAAATTGCAGGTATCGTATTGGAAAAGGCAAAACGTCTGGTAGAATGTGGTCACGACGTAGTTATCTTCCTTGATTCTATTACTCGTCTGGCTCGTGCATACAATACAGTATCTCCTGCATCCGGTAAAGTTCTTTCCGGTGGTGTGGATGCAAATGCACTTCATAAACCTAAACGCTTCTTCGGTGCTGCCCGTAATATTGAAAACGGTGGTTCACTGACTATTATTGCTACCGCATTGATCGATACCGGTTCTAAAATGGACGAAGTTATCTTCGAAGAATTCAAGGGTACAGGTAACATGGAGTTGCAGCTCGACCGCAACCTGTCCAACAAACGCATCTTCCCGGCAGTCAACATTACCGCATCCAGCACTCGTCGCGACGACCTGTTGCTTGATAAAACAACCCTTGACCGCATGTGGATATTGCGCAAATATCTTGCCGACATGAATCCGATCGAAGCAATGGACTTTGTTAAAGACCGTCTGGAAAAAACCAGAGACAACGACGAATTCCTGATGAGCATGAACAGCTAA
- a CDS encoding sulfatase: protein MKTIYPFMGLALCSVTAQAQEKPNFLIIQCDHLTQRVVGAYGQTQGCTLPIDEVASRGVIFSNAYVGCPLSQPSRAALWSGMMPHQTNVRSNSSEPINPRIPENVPTLGSLFSENGYEAVHFGKTHDMGSLRGFKHKEPVAKPFTDPEFPVNNDSFLDVGTCEDAVAYLSNPPEEPFICIADFQNPHNICGFVGANEGVHTDRPISGTLPELPANFDVEDWSNIPKPVQYICCSHRRMTQASHWNEENYRHYIAAFQHYTKMVSKQVDSVLKALYSTPAGKNTIVIIMADHGDGMASHRMVTKHISFYDEMTNVPFIFAGPGIKQQKKPIDQVLTQPTLDLLPTLCDLAGIPVPAEKPGISLAPILKGEKQKKTHPYVVSEWHSEYEYVVTPGRMVRGPRYKYTHYLEGNGEELYDMKKDPGERKNLAKDPKYSKVLAEHRAMLDDYIARTKDDYRSLKVDADPRCRNHTPGYPNHEGPGVREILKRK, encoded by the coding sequence ATGAAAACTATTTATCCATTCATGGGATTAGCCCTGTGCAGCGTGACAGCGCAGGCCCAAGAAAAGCCCAATTTCCTGATTATCCAGTGCGACCATCTGACACAACGCGTTGTGGGAGCTTACGGACAAACACAAGGCTGCACCCTCCCTATTGACGAAGTCGCTTCACGAGGAGTTATCTTCTCCAATGCTTATGTAGGCTGCCCTCTCAGCCAACCCTCACGCGCTGCTTTATGGAGTGGCATGATGCCTCATCAAACCAATGTACGTTCCAACTCCAGCGAACCTATCAACCCACGTATTCCCGAAAATGTACCGACATTAGGAAGTCTTTTTTCTGAAAACGGTTACGAAGCCGTACACTTCGGAAAAACGCATGACATGGGTTCACTTAGAGGATTCAAGCATAAAGAACCAGTAGCCAAGCCATTCACTGATCCGGAATTCCCGGTCAATAACGACAGCTTCCTGGATGTAGGAACATGCGAAGACGCTGTTGCTTATCTAAGTAATCCGCCGGAAGAACCATTCATCTGTATCGCAGATTTTCAGAACCCTCACAATATCTGTGGATTTGTAGGAGCGAACGAAGGAGTACATACCGACCGCCCCATTAGCGGAACCCTTCCGGAACTACCAGCCAATTTCGATGTAGAAGACTGGAGCAATATCCCTAAACCTGTACAATACATCTGCTGCAGTCATCGCCGCATGACCCAGGCCTCTCATTGGAATGAAGAGAATTACCGTCATTACATTGCTGCTTTCCAACACTATACCAAGATGGTTTCCAAGCAAGTAGACAGCGTATTGAAAGCACTTTACTCCACTCCTGCCGGAAAAAACACAATCGTTATTATCATGGCTGACCATGGTGATGGGATGGCTTCACACCGCATGGTGACCAAACACATCAGCTTCTACGATGAAATGACCAACGTACCGTTTATCTTTGCAGGTCCCGGCATCAAACAACAGAAAAAGCCCATAGACCAAGTATTGACACAGCCTACACTGGATCTTCTGCCTACCCTTTGTGATTTGGCAGGAATTCCTGTTCCGGCCGAAAAACCGGGAATCAGCCTTGCACCTATATTAAAAGGAGAGAAACAGAAAAAAACTCACCCTTATGTCGTTTCCGAATGGCATAGCGAATATGAATATGTCGTTACTCCCGGACGTATGGTACGCGGACCGAGATACAAGTACACTCACTATCTGGAAGGTAACGGAGAAGAGCTATATGATATGAAAAAGGATCCGGGAGAACGCAAGAATCTCGCCAAAGACCCTAAATACAGTAAAGTCCTCGCCGAACACCGTGCCATGCTTGATGATTACATCGCCCGCACCAAAGACGATTACCGGAGTTTGAAAGTAGATGCCGATCCACGATGCAGAAACCATACTCCCGGCTACCCCAACCACGAGGGCCCTGGGGTACGAGAGATACTCAAAAGAAAATAA